The Chthoniobacterales bacterium genome includes the window GCCGGCATGTTGGAATCGCTGTTCACGCTGCGCGGACTGTAAAGGTGGAGATGGTGCCAGGCGGCGGAATATTGCGGCGGAGCGCCGTCTGATGGAGCGGCGGTATCCGCGCTGGCCGGCGCACTCGCCGGTGAGGAAGCCGGAGCAGTCGCGGTCGTCGAAGCCGGCGCCGGGGATTTGGCGGCGGCGACGGCGTTCGCGGGCGACGCTGAGGGCGATGCCGCAGCACTGGCCGCCGGTGACGGGGGCGCCGCACTGGTCGAGGCCGGTGCCGCTGAAGCGGCTGCGGGAGAAGCAGCGGGCGAATTACTGGCGGCGGGCGACGTGGCGGCGGCAGGTGACGAAGCTGGACCCGCGCTGGCCGCGGGTGACGCCGCGGGCTCTTCCGCCGGCGCGCGCTTTCCGATGTTCGACAGGTCGGGACCTAATCGCATCTTGCCGAGCATCGTCGGCCGATCAAAAAGGTAATCGCGTGGCGCACTGCGACGCAGGCCCCATTTTCTTTCGATGTCGGACGCCGCGTAATCGGCGCGCACCTGCTGGCTGTGGCAGTAGGCGCAACCGTTAGCCGCATAAATCCGCCGGCCGCGCTCGGCCATGCCGGACTTCGGCGCGGGATAAATATCGGTCTGTTCCTCGTCCATCTGAGGATCAAGATGACCAATCTGATAGTTCGGAATCAGGGTCAGCCCGATCCACGAAAAGGCGAACGTTCCAAAGATCCCGAGAAAGAGCGGTACTATCCCTTTCATATATGTTCCTTAACCGCCTCCTCTTCCTGCGGATTGAGAAAAGTGGGAACACTCGCCGTCCGCCCCAGGCCAAAGAGCATGAGCCCGAAATGAAACGCGAAAATGAAATGGGCGACCGTCAAGAGCAGGCCGGAAAGGCTCCGGCCCCGCAAATACATCGGGACATATTCCAGTCCCTGAGTGAACGAGAGAGAGGCGTCGTCGAGAGCGCTCCCCTGCGCAATGGCCGCCGCGAAAAGCATCAAGACCATCAGGCCGACTCCGTAGGCCGACGCCCAGAAGTGCAGTTTGATCAGGCTGGCGTAGCGCCATTCCCGGCCCACCAGGCGCGGCACGATGTAATACATCGACCCGAAAATGGTCATCGTGAAAAACGCGTATAACCCCATGTGCGAATAAGCCACGCTCGCCTGGGTAAAGTTCAGATAGCGCTCGACCGAGCGGAGGGAAATCAGGACACCCGCCAGACTGAACACGGTATAGGAAATCGCGCCGAAGACCGTGAAGCGCAGCGTTGGGCTATAGCGCATCAGGCCGAAGTATCCCCGCATTGTCATGTGGTGATTAAGCCCCACGGTGGCCACCGGAATGATGGTGAAAATCGTCGCGGCGATGCTGGCCGTGATCATCCAGGCAGGGAACGGTCCATCGACCAGGCGCTGCATTCCTGTCCAACTCGCGAACAACGCATAGGTCCAGAAACCGATCGCCGCGAGGTGGTAACTGTAGACCGGCCGGCCGATCACTTTCGGGATCATGTAATACGCCGTGCCGAGACCGATGGCGCCGAACCAGAGAAAGAGAAGATTATTCGCGAACCACCAGGTCACGGCGGATTGCATCACGCCCTGCACCGGCGTCACGAAAAGCATCACCTGGGTCGCGCCATACACCCACGGGAACCAGAGAAACGCGCCGAGCAAATACCATTGCGTAATGTAAATGTGGTCGCCCCGGCGGAAGCGGAACATCAGCATCGCCCACGAGACGACGAGCGAATAAGCGACGAACAGGACGATAGCGGCGTAAGGCGGAAATTCCAGCCATTCATAACCGGTGCTGTCTCCCCAGAGAATGCCACCCACGCCAAGGAGCACTCCGAGATTCCAGAAGGCGCCGCCTCCGATGAGCAGCAGCGGATGGCGCAGGGTGGAACGGCAGAGGCGCGCCATCAGCCAGATGGCGGTGCCGATGCCGGCCATCGACGCCCATCCATAAACCATCACGTTCATGTGGGCCGGCCGAATCCGGCCCCAGGTGAGAAAGCTGCAATCGGCCAACAGATCGGGAGCGTGGAGCTTGAAGGAAGTCAGCCCGGCCAGGATCGTGCCCAGGAGGAGCCAGACAATCGCCGAGCCGTAGAAAAACAGGACGGGCAGCCGGGTCGACGCATCAATCAAGGCGCGCTCGACTTGCTCGACGTCGCGATTCGTCACGTCGGCATCGGGCGTGGGAATAGCCGCGCTGGTCGGTGCTTTCAGTGGTACTTCGCTCGGATTCATCAGGAAATTTTCAATTCTCGGCTCATGGCGTCTTGCCGCGGACCGGCAGCGGTGTCCCCGGTGCGGCTGGGGTCGGTGAAACGGTCGGGCTCGCTGGCGCCTTGGCGGCGCTGGAAGGAGGAGAACCGCCAGGAGTGGCCGATGGTCCCGGCTGGGAACCGGGCGGCGCAGGCGGCGGTTTGATGGCGGCGGCAGGCTGGTTGTGGCTCTCCGAATTTGGCCCCGAGACAGAAGTGGGCTTCGGCGTGGTCGCGGCCGGGGACGCGGTTACGGATGGTGCTGGGGTCGCGCTTCCCGCCGGCGAGGTCGCGGGGGCCGCTGGGCTTGTCGCCGTCTGTGGCGCCGGGCTCGTCACGGGAGCGGCAATTGGCCCCGCAGCCGCGGGCTTCTTTTGGGCCAGCTCCGCCACGGTCAATTCCATCGCTCTCTCAATCGGGATCCTGGCGACGCCTTTCGCTTTATCAGCCCAGGCATACGTCGTCAGGGCGTTCATGTTTTCCTTCTGCGCCGCTTCCAGTTTCTCG containing:
- a CDS encoding cbb3-type cytochrome c oxidase subunit II; this translates as MKGIVPLFLGIFGTFAFSWIGLTLIPNYQIGHLDPQMDEEQTDIYPAPKSGMAERGRRIYAANGCAYCHSQQVRADYAASDIERKWGLRRSAPRDYLFDRPTMLGKMRLGPDLSNIGKRAPAEEPAASPAASAGPASSPAAATSPAASNSPAASPAAASAAPASTSAAPPSPAASAAASPSASPANAVAAAKSPAPASTTATAPASSPASAPASADTAAPSDGAPPQYSAAWHHLHLYSPRSVNSDSNMPAYHFLYEERRVSGERSAEALKLPATHSPSEEWEIVPTYDAKCLVSYLMSLDQSHELKEAKLNSAPASSSPAPAKEAK
- a CDS encoding cbb3-type cytochrome c oxidase subunit I, which translates into the protein MNPSEVPLKAPTSAAIPTPDADVTNRDVEQVERALIDASTRLPVLFFYGSAIVWLLLGTILAGLTSFKLHAPDLLADCSFLTWGRIRPAHMNVMVYGWASMAGIGTAIWLMARLCRSTLRHPLLLIGGGAFWNLGVLLGVGGILWGDSTGYEWLEFPPYAAIVLFVAYSLVVSWAMLMFRFRRGDHIYITQWYLLGAFLWFPWVYGATQVMLFVTPVQGVMQSAVTWWFANNLLFLWFGAIGLGTAYYMIPKVIGRPVYSYHLAAIGFWTYALFASWTGMQRLVDGPFPAWMITASIAATIFTIIPVATVGLNHHMTMRGYFGLMRYSPTLRFTVFGAISYTVFSLAGVLISLRSVERYLNFTQASVAYSHMGLYAFFTMTIFGSMYYIVPRLVGREWRYASLIKLHFWASAYGVGLMVLMLFAAAIAQGSALDDASLSFTQGLEYVPMYLRGRSLSGLLLTVAHFIFAFHFGLMLFGLGRTASVPTFLNPQEEEAVKEHI